Below is a genomic region from Gadus chalcogrammus isolate NIFS_2021 chromosome 19, NIFS_Gcha_1.0, whole genome shotgun sequence.
AAGACATGGTACTCAAGGGATCCAGACGCATATACAATGGATCATATTACTACATCATCTCCTGAGTAGAGGCTGGTTATTAATACATGTAAAACGTGATGTGACTTTTATCACTTACAGAGTTTCCTTTGGGGCCCGGAACACCAATAAATCCACGCCATCCCTATAAAGACGACAACAGCAACATAACAGCCAGTTAACAGGGGCCCCTCCGTTTAATATCCACCCCCAAACATCTGCGACCCCCACAGCTTGTACCagtcacagggagagagaccgtcAGTAAACTGTACTCAGAGAACCTGTCCAAGGCCCGACATTATGCTCATTAAAACGTCTGATCAAAAGCACACAACGAGACCTACTTGGGGGCCGTGCGTTCCAGGGGGTCCGGTCAGTCCTTCTAGGCCTAGGGGGCCCTGGTCAAAACACAGAGAATGAAGTTTGTATTTGTTGCCTGTCTTTGatattcatgcgtgtgtgtgtgtgtgcgtgtgcatgtgcgtgtgtggcctTAAGGTCGTCATACCTGCGGTCCTTTGGGGCCGGCAGCGCCGGCAGGTCCCACATCCCCCTGGAACATAAACATTGAGGTTTGATACATGCATGTGTCCAagatacatttatacatatatatatataaagtatactctcatatatatatatatatgagagtCAACGATTCTTACCGGTGATCCAGTAACTCCTTGAGCACCAACTGATCCAGTTACACCTGTTGCACCCTGTgacgcacacatagacaaaatgcgcatacacacgcacacacacatttgcaattTGAATATGtatattgttttaaatgttttcctGCCAAGGGACAAAAGATGAAACTGAGCTATGTAGTTAAGACTCCCAACTACTGTGTTGTGCATAGTCCCTGTTAAATGATAAAACAAAAATTAAGTAAACTACCCCATACAGTTCATCCTATGTGAAGATCTCTTCATCTTACCGGAGGTCCTATTAAACCTGGTCCGCCGTCCAGTCCCGTCTCCCCCTGTTGCAAAGTACAAGCAGCAGAATGAGTGCAATGTGAAGCAGTAGTAGCAGGCAGTGCTATTTACTCTGTAGTCATTGAGCTTTCCTTCAGAGTGACTGAGGTCATTAGGTAAGGGTAAGATCATCCTGCTCAAGGAGGTGTACTGCTGACATCATCTGGGCgtaacaccctaaccactacactactagTGGTTAGTGCTAGTACTAGCAGTAAGGAGGACTAAGAGGTCCAGGCCACTCACATCAGAACCAGGGGGTCCCTCTAGTCCCTCAGCTCCACGGACGCCCATGGGACCCTGAGGAGGAGACATCACAGTCAGCGGACCAGAGGCCAAACACACCCTGCCACCACTGTTATTTATGTACCCTTCAAACGCATACATATGACTGTTGGTACTGGAACCTGCACTAGGGCGGTCTCCTTGGTACGTTGAGAAATGGGGATCATTTACAACCCGGGAAACAGCACAGATAGATCAATGTGAGGAatggagctccacacatctTTACATAATACTACATGGTAGTTAAGAGGGAGAAGAGactatataatgtgtgtgtgggaacaaATAGATGATTTGGGATTGCCATTGCAGCTGGTGAACTGGCACACAACTAATTACGTTATTGTTTGTGAAGTCAAACTGCATTCAGTGACCTGGTTATGTAATCATAGTATCTATGTGCGGATAAATCACATAGGTATGTGGGTATATAACAGtaacattaatacaataaatGATATGACTTTGAATGTTAATATCCCACTTACCGGTGGACCAACGGGTCCTGGTCGACCGTTCAACCCGTTCAGACCctacatagaaaaaaaaattattcaaAAAAGTTGTGAATAGATGTATTGTAGTTCACACTGGCATATGTCTGACAAAAGGACACATCTATATTGGTGCAGCAGCAGGACCCATAttgaccactagggggcagtacAGCCAAGGTGCTGTTGTAATGGAGAGCGACTTTCATGAGATGTCATGTCATCCTATTTATCTGATACCGATTTTTTGAGCTAGTGGGAGGGCCTGGCTCAGATTTATATTGAATCCGctcatgtgtttttgttttctatttgaTTGATGGTCAATTTGTAAAGTTGCTTTATTCACGAAACATGAGTGATTGTCAGGTGTAGCTggttgtttcacacacacacacacacacacacacacacacacacacacacacacacacacacacacacacacacacacacacacacacacacacacacacacacacacacacacacacacacacacaccttctcgcCAGGTTCACCAACGTCTCCTTTTGGTCCTTTCCCGCCAACCAAACCCTGTGCAAACGCATGACAAAATCATAAATAATACActtttaataaaacaataatattcAGTACCAAGTTATTTAGCTGATTaatttatccaaagcaactgacAGTGTCATACAGCCCTTTGATGATGTGTCATCAAAGAGTACCTTGTCAAGGTAAACGACGTGGCCTTTGAATCAAGTTCCTTTCGGAATCTGAGTCAAACACCCCATCACACATCATCCTGCCAAGCAGGAACACTATCGTCTCCACACtcatctccttcttctccatctTGTACATAGTGCAGGGGTGATGATGGGCTCTATGCTTCCAGATCTATGTATCCAACTAGGATCCAGATCTATCCAGTCTCTTACCTCCTCGCCCATCTCCCCTTTAGTCCCTGGTTCTCCTCTGTATCCCAGCGGACCCTGGTCAACAGTCAATCAATTAAAGTCAATATTGAATCAATGAAAGCATAAATGAGTCATTAGTGTGTATACTGTTATAAGGACACGTTATCTGTGGAGTATGTGTCCATATATTGCCAGCATCTGAAAATGTATGTCTATATCCTATGTGTTTTACTGTGGTATTATTGTGTCGTTTGGGTTTGTTGGCTTCTTTGCCACCACCTTTGGTCCTGGAGGTCCAGGGGGTCCTTGCTGCCCGTGCTGCCCACTCTGCCCATCCTTTCCTGGGATCCCTGGCGTGCCTGTAGCCCCTCTGTTTCCCCGTTCACCCTGGAGCACAGAACATAAACCCTGTGAGAGAGTACTCCAGTGGATGGTCGTCACCAGCCCTCATCGCTCTGGGTCAGACTCTGCAGAGCAGCCGTGTCAAACTGTGGGTCGGGAGCCATAAGGTCACAGAAGGGGACCACAAGGGTCCATATGTAAGCAATGGTATGTTTCTAGGATAACAGCTACTAGGTCtaactaaggcccaatcccatttctaccccttaccccttccccttacccctcccccttgttttgaaggggtaaggggtaaggggtaagggggaagggggaaggggtaaggggtagaaatgggattgggcctaagtcttCCTTTCTCATTGTGCCATTATTTAGTTCTTGATGAGACAAAAGTTGAAGAGAGGAACCAGCAACACTGGGGGCTGGCAACACTTTTGTTTGATTCAGCTGGTGGTTGCAGCCTGTCTAATGGCACCTTTGTAAGTGTGATATAAGGATGCTTGTAGCGGTGCATGACTATATGGAGGTCTGTGTGTAATCTACCTTGGGGCGCATGTAGGACttttatattttcttctctctcttcttattCTGGGTGTGTAGTGCAATTAGTTGACAAGCGGTGTGTGTTAGGGGGAAACTACATCATTAAAATGAGTTATGGACCAGACATTAAACACATTCCAGTGTTTTTTAtctgcatttacatttacatttagggcatttagcagacgctttccaAGGCGATgttcatttgtcagaagaaagagaagcaacaatatatcactgttaGTAcactaaggatgttcatagaacaagtgccaagcacttacaatggctaggttaacccattgccCGTATACAACGAAGaaaactatttttaagtgccaagACATCAGAATAGTGCCAGTACAtccaataagtgtgtacattaaagGGGCCTATACATCGCCCAGACTCAAACCTACGGCCAACTGCCTTTATCCGGCCACTCCATTGCCCCTCATCTGACCTGTTTGCAGGAAAATTGCATTGAAACAGAGCGAAGAGTGCCAACTACACAATAGCCTGCACGTTCTGCGCTTGCGCGATATGCAGGCGCTAGACTTGTCCGCCCCTCCCACACACTGCTGGTCGTGTGCTAGCAgcacacaaccaatcagaggccagaCGCCTGAGACGCCAAAGCTCTCGGACTTTGCATGTTGAATCGTACCAGACACCGTCCAAGCCCTTCCAACACAGCTGAACACACGGAAAAGATTTGTTTCCAAATTCGTCAGAATTTCCCCAAATGTTTCAGATGGCCAACAGTTGGGCCAGTGTGTAGCAGCCTTTAGAGCCAGGATGTACAAACATGCATGAGGTGCATAAGAGGGGTGATTTTAGGTGAGTAAGGAAGGTGAAGGGGCAGGGAAACATGGCTAAggaggaggctatgcagagtccagaGTCTCTTTACCTCTTACATAACAAGAGCGGCCAAACTACCTGTGTGTTCTTGGCAGGACGGGGGCATTATTATATTTAGGAGTGTGAAACACACAGCATAACACCTGGTGAGGCTGCCTTCCAGCAATGTGTCAAAACTAATTTGTAACCTGCAAAAAAAAGCAAGCAGAAGTGCATACAGAGAGTAGCACAAGCTGccgtgcatgtgcacacacaccacatacagacacaagaCACACATGTCGACTTGGGTCTGAACAACACCTTTATTTTGGAGGAAATATATGTGAGCTGGTACTCACCATCTCGCCCATTATCCCTGGTCGCCCTCGCTCTCCCTGATCACCAGGAAGACCCTTCAGAGAggacaacagagagagacatagagagacagggagacagagagacataaagacagagagagaatcagagcgagacaaagagataaacagagaagggcagacaaacaaacagagacaaGTACCACTAGCGGTTAACAACTAAgactagcgcacacacacacacacacacacacacacacacacacagacacagacacagacacagacacagacacacacacacacacacacacacacacacacacacacacacacacacacaccctgatgaACTGACAGTGCCTGGTGTGCCTGGAGCTGTAGCACTGGTTGTGTGTTCAGGGTTTGGCTACTCCTACATGGTTATTAGTGAGGTGGTGTCGCCAACATGTTGCCTCACATCTCCTACCTGATTCCCCAGCCTGCCCAGCTCCCCCGGGggtccctctgctccttctgtaCTCTGTTAACTCACACAGGAAAAGGACATAATCACAACATGGAACCACATGGAAGGAAGATTATCTCTCTAGAATCTTTGTGGACCGTGGGTGTGTTTTACGTGTGTTGTCTTCTAGTGAAGACATTACTCACAGGCCAGCCTGATCTCAGGAGATGGAAGAAGTTGGTTTGCTGTGGGAGGAATAGCAGGCATCGATACGTTACACGTTACAAAggaacacaaagacagacggGCAAGGAGCAATGGTGTCCCAGAACCAGCCGTTAAAAAACATAGTTTCTCTTTATTATAATGGAAAAGTTATGCCCATTTTCCCATGGAGTTTAGAGAGGGTCTCCTGCTTAAAGTACCCATGGTGGACGTTCCACTGGCCTCTGAGCATGTGATCAAAGTGCCAGATCATGTGATCAAAGACCTGGGCCCATGGTTCAAAGAGGTTCTCTCTCCCAGCCCCCTATACgacccaactctctctctcattcatctCACATCTTTATTCAATAGCTGGGGTTCTCGTATCGCTGTCATGAACAACAGGACACAGCTGTGGCTGGGGGGGGACGCCCCCACATGCTCTACGGCTGCTGAGGCTAAGCATGCTGGgtaatggggaggggggggggggggggtgttggtggacgAGGGACCCCATTCACAGGAATGTTTTATGTGCAGTGCGAGGACGTCTATTGGGTGAAGGATGATGAGGGATATTAGGAGAAAGGTTGAGAGGATACATGTAGGTTGAACCCCAAATCAAAAGGtaacagacagactgagagataAGACAGACAGAATGTCAGACAGGAACACAGACTAGCAAATATATGTGAAGGAAAGGTGAGAGTCTGTTTGTGGCTGGTACTTGGTTGACCACAGGTTCAGACCTGGACTGGGCCTTGCTGGCTTTCATTTAGTTTTTAAATGATTTGACGTTTTCAGGAGATCACATTTCACAATGCACACAGGAGttaatgttaaataaataattcaaatCATGATCAAAATGGGTCGGCATGTAGATTCATGCACAATATTTATCTACAAAATTCAAAATGGAAAATATGAAAGGGATAGGTGAATAAGCCTGGTTAATATACAGGTCAGCGTAAACCACTTGATGAATATTTGTATAGTAACATAATATCATGTGTAAGCACGTATATGATATTACATATCAGTCATCACGGTTGCATATGAACATATAACCGGCAGTATTAACAGTGTGCTGAAAGAGTAGTGAAGGACTGCTCTGTTCAGAGGTTTTTAAAGATTAAATCACAGATTACCTGGTTTAATGTCAAAGCAGAGTGGAACTTGAATCAACCTGTGCCTTAAaacacaaaatgtgtgtgtctgtctgtttctgagtgtgtctgtctctggttctctgtgtgtgtgtgtgtgtgtgtgtgtgtctgtcactggttctctgtgtgtgtgtgtgtgtgtgtgtgtgtgtgtgtgtgtgtgtgtgtgtgtgtgtgtgtgtgtgtgtgtgtgtatgtgtgtgtgtgtatgtgtgtgtgtgtgtgtgtgtaagtgtgtgcttgcgtgtgtgcgtgggtgggtggagaAGGCTTGCAGCACTTCTCTCTAAATCCTATTTAATCTGATGTATGTCATggtactggggaggagaggtggtgtagggtggtgctgggtggaggtgtACCTGAAAGGCAGCCCACTCCTCTGCAGTGTTCTTCCACAGGTAGAGGGAGGGCAGCCCTGGTGGTCCTGGAGGGCCCTGGTCCCCCCGCCTCCCTGCCTGACCCCAGGGGCCCAACTTCCCCTGGTGAGAACACAGACCCAATcctcaacaataaaaacaattgtAATGTAGTATAAAACATACTAGCACTTTGGAACCACTTCCTTCTGTTTACTATTTTACATAAATATCTATCATACCTATTGTAACCATTTGAGTTATTGTACCTTACGGCCCTCCACTAATTTACTACTAGATTGTTTTATTTGCATATTTTCAATCTATATATTTGCTCCTTATCTACTTTGTACTGAAACTGCTGCACAATTCATTCCCTCAGGATAAATAAAGTTCTATCTTACTCCATAATGTTCTACCAGCACCTTTTCAGGTCACTCTCCAATCGTTCAGGGTGATGGAGTACAGACTCCCAGGGCGATTGAGTACAGAGTACTAGTATAAACATAGTCTCATGGGGATGGGGAGTGGTGTGGATAATAGATTTTCTTGTTGGTGGGAGGTGCTGAACTAAACCTCTGATCCCAGGTTAGTGTCGCCAGGAGGGTTAGGCAGAAACGCCAAACGTATTTGAAGACCAAGGAGTCATAAACAAAACAGGGAAAGTAGAAGCTTGTGGGTTTACTTACCTTGTCCCCTTTAAAACCGGGCAGGCCAGGGTCGCCGGGGTCGCCCTGTCGAAACATTAACCCCACAAAGTTGACTAAATACATCTCCATAAAACTTACAATAGTAATTTAGTCATCATAAACCACGCCATACAAGTACCATCTAGTTCTTAAAGATTCTAcagaaaatgtatttaacatACCTGTCAGGTATCTAAACTGCAAATGTAAACATTATGTTGCATATTTTGTATTTCGTCCTTGAATTAATAAATCAAGCAAAATACCTTGAATGGGTAACCTACTCGGCACCAGATGACATTCTGattgtaaaataataatgaactttttaaaataaaaaccaatGACAGGAATACTGTCAAAGCTTtataattccttcttatttgtttattttttttttacctttcttcAACTGCTATATGCCTTATCCAcatagcggccatcttggtccAAAATGCTAGCATTAGAACCAAGATAGAACCAAGATGGTCACTAAGGCCAATGAGATGAGATCCAACTGTAGGCAGCAGCTTTAAGCTGACGAACCCCCGTAAACCCTGTCTTAAGCTGACTTTTGGCCTGATTCCTGCCCGCCCCTGAAAAGTGAAAGGCTTCTtttgaagaataaaaaaaaaactttctttCAACCCGTCAGATGCCAGTTAGGTTTTACAAGCTTCTTACAAGGCCTTGGGTATTAGTGGGATAGGGCCTTGGCTTTTAACCTGCTTGGCCTCATTTGTAGTGCTCGGCAGAACCGCAAAGACACTGCTTCTGTTCAGTCTCCTGGCCTCATAAATACCAGCCGGTTAGTAGAGAGAAATCTCTGGAGGGTTCCTGACAGAGTGTTGATCTCCACGGCCTGTCATCTAGCTGAGTCTACTGGTGGGGACTGGGGCACATTGACATAACTAGTGCAGTGGGATTTTTAGCTGACTCAACTCCACTCTGACAACTAAAATTGAATTTCTAATCATGAAATGCCAGCCGTGAATAGCCTTCAGGGGGCATTGAGAAAATCAATGCCCTTCAAAGCTATAAGGAGAACCTAACCTGCCCTATATCAACCAGATCCAACCCAAGCCTGCAACGCCTCAGGGGCTGGCAGACATCTTAAAAACCTGGACCCAACTTTTGGAACACAAATGGGAAGGAAGAAGAAACCAATAATGGCCTCCCAGGCCTTCATCCCTGGTTTGGCGTGACATCCCCTAGTCTTGTTCTCCACGGATGGGTTTCATCATGCTAATAACGCCCAGGGATTCTGATGCTTTTATACGCCAGCAAGACGCCGGGGAAGCGCGCCCAGATGTCTGGGTTGAGTTGTGAGTCTGATCCACGCCGACCCAGAGGTGACCTTCAACCCGCTGACCCGGTTGACCCCGTGGCGTCCCGTGTGTGCTGGAAGGTGTGGTACAACTGCACCTATAAGACCGCTTGAAGGGCCCCTTAAGTACTTCAGCCGTGGTGGTGAGTGATGGTATGACAGACGGCGCTGACACTTACAGAGAACTTCAAAGACCCCTGCAGCAACATATGTCAGAGCGGCACAAGCCTCGCCTTGATCACACTCAGGTTGTGGTTGTGGAGGGACAGCTGTAGTGATGTTTGTGGGAACACCACATGGGCCACATTTGCTTTTTCACGAAAGCTGGCACACTGGTTTCTGAACCCTCACCTAATAGGCATTGACATCGGTTAACATAGAGTTGGTACCAAGGAAAAAGGCTTTACGACTAGACTGAGTGAAGGCGTCAGATCCTAAACTATGCTCTATAAACTGCAGATGTGTGTCGCAGACTCTTCAACTCTTCAGCATAAATAGTCTTGTCTCCTTCTAAATAAGACTTGAATCATGTGTTTGCTTGAATACATTAAACCATCTGCGAGAAGATAGGGATTGCTCTGAATTATGTCTAAGTCATAGAATTGGCACAACAATAAAAGAGCAAAAGCCCAAAGGAGGGGGACGGCGCCACTCACTTCTGTCCCTGGAGGTCCCATGCGTCCAAGGGCCCCTCTCTGTAGCCTGTACCAGCGGCCGTCTGAGCCCAGGGCCACGTCCCTGTCTCCGGATACGCCGCCAACGAAGCCCTGGTGCTTTTCATCGATGGCGTTGTCCAAGCTGACGCTCCTCTCCCCGGGGACCCTCTTGCCTGAGGGGGTCCCGGCAGAGCCAGGGGAGGAGCCACCCTCCTGTACGTCGTCTGCTCCAGGGTTCCTTGTGTGATCTCCAGAGGGGATCTTGCCATCAGGGAATGTACCAGAGGGCTTCTTGGGGCCGGTCCTTGTGTCTAGGTCCAGGATAATGTCCCCCTTGGGGGTTCCAGGAAGCAGGGATTCCCCTCTGGCCCCCGAGTCGGTCTCCACCCTCTTCCCGGTGGTGGTGTTCTCCTCCAGGCCTTTGGAGGGAGCTCCGGCCTTGCCCTCGTGGTGGCCCTTTGCGCCCGTCCTGGGGGGCTTCCACTGGGGGTTGAGCTGACCCCCTACCCCCTGGAAGACGGGGTTGAACAGGTCGGTGTCCTCGTCCACCATCAGGACGACCCCCTGGCCCACCGAACCTTCTCGACGGGTCCCTGAAGGCACGGTGCCGTCGCCTCTGGAGCTGCTCCGAAGCAGGAACGCGTTCTgtagagaaacaacaacaacatcttggttttaattatttttctaatGGGGCAATAACTTTATATGATGCTGTGGTTTAGCCATTCTCAAGTCTAGTGTCACTGTGGTGTTGATATGTGAGATCAGCCTGTGACAAAGAGTTGCCATGTTGTTTTTTGCTGTGTGTGAGGGTCATAAATATGGTTAGACTGTGTGTCTGGGCGGCATAATGAATGATGTTTGGGAAACTAGAACGCAAACATATGTTTTGGATTTTGTTTAGAACATACCGAGTAATTTTTGCTCAAAAGATGATAAACATCTTGTGCGACACCCTGATATTATAAGTATTTACAATAAAGCTTCACTCTTATATCGATTCAATCAGTTTCTGATCAACTGTCATACAAACAACATAAACTCAGAGGGAAAGGTTGAACACACACA
It encodes:
- the LOC130372807 gene encoding collagen alpha-3(V) chain-like; its protein translation is MLGWAVQWTVCLLWFLRMSESTEDFAGESGSGGAPSEEVNILDELSLQVSNSSNASISLDGEARCPVLLVGQYSTLALPLDEIFTDGFPDEFSLLVQLRSSLTEESSLLTLLSRDGEVMLQLRTSGHALTFIGTQQRHYEFPVSGLTDGEWHRLAVSVSLERLAVYVDCVLFESLDWVYYGMAVSTAGLLMVGGTVRGHETPFEGAIRQLSFMAGDPIAARLHCSLHPPRCGGGGGGRRASKTPRSPGTNSPLEEFLLSSNDLENLEGGAMDKSSLLLRSSSNAFLLRSSSRGDGTVPSGTRREGSVGQGVVLMVDEDTDLFNPVFQGVGGQLNPQWKPPRTGAKGHHEGKAGAPSKGLEENTTTGKRVETDSGARGESLLPGTPKGDIILDLDTRTGPKKPSGTFPDGKIPSGDHTRNPGADDVQEGGSSPGSAGTPSGKRVPGERSVSLDNAIDEKHQGFVGGVSGDRDVALGSDGRWYRLQRGALGRMGPPGTEGDPGDPGLPGFKGDKGKLGPWGQAGRRGDQGPPGPPGLPSLYLWKNTAEEWAAFQQTNFFHLLRSGWPSTEGAEGPPGELGRLGNQGLPGDQGERGRPGIMGEMFDTAALQSLTQSDEGWVNGETEGLQARQGSQERMGRVGSTGSKDPLDLQDQRVPWASVELRD